The Dyella caseinilytica genome has a window encoding:
- a CDS encoding sensor histidine kinase, translated as MMRSMVMTNFNHIRALRITGLIAYLCIGTPLFTNWATERLDLLNSPDFALLLWTLSYLIFGILYLLITNNLGARTNMAARLFGLLLMTVAALMVGWFSHSGLSAILLVVVAVVLPWLVPFWVGVAWIAFQTLCLSAMFSTSDELKHSIALGVLQASIYTAFSMLGFVASMVASQLAEEREAQRRLNSELRATRALLAESTRIAERMRIARELHDLIGHHLTALSLNLEVASHLSNEAASEHVRKAQNTARLLLADVREAVSELRQDDAIDLTQALQSLMDGVPNLLVHLSTPPRFSVEDPRRAQVLLRCVQEIITNTAKHAGARNLWLTFAYDDENLLSLNALDDGRGTTTISPGNGLSGMRERLAEFGGDVSMESETGQGFALYVRLPLGEASVLAHTPSRFEPPALSLT; from the coding sequence ATGATGCGTTCCATGGTCATGACCAACTTCAATCACATCCGAGCCTTGCGCATTACCGGGCTGATCGCCTACCTGTGCATTGGTACGCCGTTGTTTACCAACTGGGCGACCGAGCGGCTCGATTTGCTCAACAGCCCCGATTTCGCCTTGCTGTTGTGGACCCTGTCTTACCTGATCTTCGGCATTCTTTATCTGCTGATCACCAACAACCTGGGCGCTCGCACCAACATGGCGGCGCGGCTGTTCGGACTGCTGCTGATGACCGTGGCTGCACTGATGGTCGGGTGGTTCAGCCACAGCGGGCTTTCGGCGATCCTGCTGGTGGTCGTGGCGGTGGTGTTGCCGTGGCTGGTGCCGTTCTGGGTTGGCGTGGCGTGGATCGCCTTTCAGACCTTGTGTCTGTCTGCGATGTTTTCCACTTCTGACGAGCTCAAGCACAGCATCGCTCTGGGCGTGCTGCAGGCAAGCATCTACACCGCGTTTTCCATGCTCGGCTTTGTGGCCTCCATGGTGGCCAGCCAGCTGGCGGAAGAACGTGAAGCTCAGCGCCGCCTCAATTCCGAATTGCGGGCCACCCGCGCATTGCTGGCCGAATCGACCCGCATTGCCGAGCGCATGCGTATTGCACGGGAGCTGCACGATCTGATTGGCCATCACCTCACGGCGCTCAGCTTGAATCTGGAAGTCGCCAGTCATCTCAGCAACGAGGCGGCATCCGAGCATGTGCGCAAGGCGCAGAACACCGCGCGCCTGCTGCTGGCTGATGTACGTGAGGCGGTCAGCGAGCTGCGCCAGGATGATGCGATCGACCTTACTCAGGCCTTGCAAAGCTTGATGGATGGCGTGCCCAACCTGCTTGTGCATCTGAGCACGCCACCGCGCTTCAGTGTGGAAGATCCGCGTCGGGCCCAGGTGCTGCTGCGCTGTGTGCAGGAAATCATCACCAACACGGCCAAGCATGCCGGTGCGCGCAATTTGTGGCTGACGTTTGCCTATGACGATGAAAACCTGCTGAGCCTGAACGCGCTGGACGATGGCCGCGGTACGACCACCATCTCCCCGGGCAACGGTTTGTCAGGCATGCGCGAGCGATTGGCCGAGTTTGGCGGCGATGTGTCCATGGAA